The genomic stretch ctgggcctcacctgcaatgtgatgctgagcagtgggcagaccctgcccatggctggcatcctggtgctgctcctcaacctgatcatgcagagtgaagacctgacccctgaggaagcagtcttgggagtactcagcaggacgggggtgtgtgttgggagtgagccctgtctctttggggagctcagggagctgctgacccaagtgtggctgcgggagggatacctggaataccagcaggtgcctgacagccaccctgctcgctatgagttcctgtggggcgccctggcctatgtggagaccagcaagtggcaagtcacggtgtctgtgctcagggtctaacagagggctttgagggcctccccactcctgtctgcagaggctgcgagggaggaggaatagggggcctgagccagagcagcagccagggtaatccttccctctgtgattgaagagggagtagtcaccttctcagaagtgagggcccgggccagttgggggaaccagtgcacagcatctgtgggctcctgttctctacaatgacatggagattcatctgttttccttagaaaatcttcaagctttgactgtttttgcaaaaggctaaataaagttcagtgtcttagcttggagaatgaggttgatcaatatgtgtttgtgcttacacagttcaagaacaagagttttgctgttttgtgagagattggaaactcttccattttgtttcgtgaccctgaatgggacacagtggaaatggaattagatccgtttcggaaatgtgagcttgtggtggagtggtggagtcgctcagtcctgtccgactcttcgcgaccccatggactgtggccaacaaggctcctcagtccatgggattttccaggcaagagtacttgggtaggctgtcatttctttctccaggggatcatcatgacccagggatggaacacgggtctcccaatgtagacagactctttaccgtctgagccaccagggaagcactaatattgatgcggcaagaattatgcgataaaagtaattgcaatgaattcatccatctgtccttcttgtgtgtcattctcaaaaactaaattatctttatttgggtttgtctgggttatttaaggaagcagctggcaataaatctgaggcccctgttcactagctcatatattctgaagacctttacagagtatcttctccaggaaaggcggtgttaggagtggggacactaggagaagcaggacacccccgcacctagagcaaagttctaggagccgcagtcacacaaggaaggtggagagacctcccctagtcgcactgaacaaggcaacacgaggtagggcggtggagctccaggaggagcactcgagtttcagtgcctgagccaaggtggtttggggctttaggaccctgggttccttctgtgggaggtggtcgaggtgaggcaggctggtagcagccctcagacttgcagacagtgtttcttcgcggagatggcaaattctgaaatggatcatggctgtaaggtggccttttgcatctcggacaaagcccagacagatctctttctggggcaggaaggaaggggtcctgactcttgtcgcattgctgttgatcacaggggcaaaggaggtgttttctaccccacatctgctaggaatcctgcagAACTTTGGTCGCAATCCCTTGAAGTGGTGCCCAAGAAATGCATGGaactaccctttctttcctggtcccggagatccagaacccacggtcttaaatagctttctattatcttgattgtaattggccattgtaatcaaggacttgaccttagttggggctgcaagaaaggaaagtactgttttggatggaagaccagctagggcagaggcaaagagtggctcttgcttctatttcctggagcagcttgggtcctgttggaacactccttcatacccaaatttaacaggttttctatggaaatggggcttgcccaggagctcaaatgatgaagattccgcttacactgtgggagacatgggatcgattcatgggtcagggagatcacctgaagaagggcatggcaacccactccagtattcttgcctggagaattccatggacagaggggatcggaagactacagtccatggagtggcaaacagtccgacacgactgagctactaacattatggtccactatggtctaagtagcaaagtttcttagttttatttgtgaaacatcctatttggctgattaggtatcccacatcctattgaggtgcacattctcagacaagccctggaccacaaagtagccgaccccttcctacagtggagagtggaggacactcttggggcaacactgtgacagattcctgtcccgacatcacagaggccatgaccgccaggccctggcagctgcatcccatccctcaggcgaatagtgcagcccaacacgtgggctcctcaaaccggctggcttcacaggagaagaactgaggccacggggcttttccaagcatccactgactatctggcagctgccatatatgtgaccagaatcacatcacctgttcccctttttctctggcactcagcatggatagctgcccctttagccccctgcacccatccacacccccactgcagtgacctcaccacctccttaggcccggaagtcgctcctgccttttgctgccaggcacagccttaacctgggtctctgctgcctccacacttctgaacccacccgaacccagggatgctggcagatgttgcatctttactggctagtacttatttctcatgctcttcggatctcagactctgtccctctcccctctggaaactgtttggttttcaggacacctcagagaattggcagcttaattagaaatggaatagaaaaccactcagaattgctgttctgtgttttcctcctggagaatgtatatcaatttcagtgtctgtgtgtgtttcggggtggagagcagtgtctccagctgggcacagctcactcaaagatcccaggattctagtcacacagcaggtcctgtccacttttgcagcttctcttcactcatttcatccaaatgaaatctagagcatgcgcacaagtgaaaatcataaagtccagatgaccaaagaaactgttatttcaatgtacttgttaatcagcttcccaaggcagagacaggagggctagtacagggattactgggcatatatcaaagagcaagattcacatttctctaggattcctagcagatggtggacagaacacacctatttcatccctgtggtcaacagctatggggcaagagcctggaccccttcctgcctgccctagaaagagatctctctggggtttatccaagaagcaaaaggacacctcacagcaaAGATGCGTTTCAGAGATTCCCGTCACCCCCAAGACAGACCTCAGGTGACTGTGGCTCCTCGACCATTGCTGtaagtgtgggggtgtcctgctactcctagtgtccccactgttaacatggcctttcacggagcagagaatctgtacacgtctttggaataactgagccaatgagcagggctctcagattgtctgctactttctttaataacccaggaaaattcaattaactgagatcatttagttattgtgaatgacagacaagaaggccataagcatgaattgactatgattacttttattatctaactcttctccatacaatactattgctacagaagttcacattttcaaaacatttctaatttcgattccattgcattctgttcaggaccacaaaacaaaatggaagactttcccatctctcttacaaaaactcttgtttttgaactgtgtaacatcagatacactcggatcaatatcattcacaaagctaagatattgaagtttctttagcctactctgaaaccaaactttgaaaagtttctaaagaaaacagagatgaatcccctcgtcatcatagagaacaggaaccaaaagatgctacaaactggttcccccaactagcccgggccctcacagtttagaaagctgactaccccctctttaaccacagagagaaggaacaacctggctgctgctctgtctcaggccccCTATCCCTCTTCCCTCGCATCTTATGCAGACAGGAATGGGAAGGTCCTCAAAGCCCTTTGGTTGACCCTGCGCATAAATgccatgacttgccacttgctggtctccacataggcccggggaccccacaggaactcatagcaaacagggtggctgtcaggcacctgctggtaccgcaggtatccttcccgcacccacacttgggtcagaagctccctgagctccccaaagacacactgctcactcccaacatacacccccatccttctgagtgctccccagaccgcctcctcaggggccgggtctccaaaccgcatgatcatgctgaggaccagcaccaggaagccggccttgggcaggcccaccccatcgctcagcatctcatcgcaagtgaggcccaggatggggaccaagatgtagatgtgctccgctgggtccacctctttcacgtccacgccaaagaccagctgcaggcacactgagacttccctgaagaccaccgggaagtgctcctggttatccctgaggaccttattcagcatttccgcctgggaggtcagctccttggctcgatacttgaggagcaggaacttcatcagtttacctatcatcctatccagaatttcctggggcaaggcctccataggagcagaggaggatgctgggtagtaggaggccaagtgggatgcggactcccccacctcagcctccaagagcggcacctcgatagggccctgggcctcgcctgggtcctgaaggtcttcctcgggtttgctgagctcactcatctcaaccacgagcacaatgcctgaggtgaaacaagacacggaactgaggcagaggtacagatggggaccaagggcctctgggagagaggaggtgtgagcaacctgggctaagaaatgcatcctggatggtacgacacaggccacttacagctctccccttgaggggttctctccgacctcacaggagagctcctcctgggaggccagtcccctggctacccgaaggaggaaggaaggtggctccccagggtgtggtcagtacagcctgagatttccgggtccaaaacagtgtgaggaattggggccttctgggcccccgctatgttctgggatagggagcctctggttcacttcaggtcaccctctcaccttgactcctgatactgcctgtctgaactcaggacacaggcttcagacctctgccttcgcctcccggttcctggagctcctgtgagagacatggaggtgacatctaagggctatactgtggcacagccctgggccttctgtgCTGCTAGGTGGGGACGGACACTCGGATTACACCCAGTTGTGTTGTGGGTACCTTGTAatgctcacctttcccctggcatgacctggacggtcccctttggaggagtagaaggaaacacaaaacaagacacaagcctgaacagaaagcactgaggggccccacatgcggccgcacctgtccagggcctggcacgggtcctaggctggggagatgctcggtcctcagctcctcctcacgtcctgcctggcctccaagcactcgccacaggggcgggggtttgctcagtccaaccttggggttggggagtccagcctctgccaacctgaagcctccacctctgcccgtaaaacctcacctcccgagttccctaagccagcggtcaagaaactgctcaccctgctcaccccactctgggccctccaagaccctcttgcaagggccaagatccctccagcttggcgtcgaaccgcctcaatccttcctcacatggagcctggactccaggcaggactCGCTTTTGTCGCCTCTGCCATTTTGACACCCCGCCGCTTTCCCAAGGCCTCCAGTCCCTCTGAGACCCGCATGTGAGGAAGTCAGACAAACCTACTGTGCTCTTTtcaccccaagggctcccagggacgactacagggatggggatctgtggggttccatcagtcctcactcagggtgcccgcagtcctccttcaggaacctcaccttgcctccgcgcacgacctggattctcgcctctccgcaactgaagccccgccccttatagcaggaccccagtctcttgaagacccggatgtcaggaagacagctcatgcctgtggcactcatcctgcccccacggttgccctggactgccaacagagattcgcttctctgaggtcccctctgattacgggttcagggtcctctagtccctcttcagggtcctcaaggtcttcaaccctgcaggacctgggaatcgggcccccgaggccccgccccatatgtgaagtccccactcagagacccggatgtcaggaagtgagACCATGCACTTCGGGCTCATCGTATCCCAGTTCGGCCAAGGaccaacagcagctccaggcttttctgaggtctcctctgatttgggtccagggtccactcagtcgtccgtcagtgtcctcaaattgaaaccctggaggagctggggatcttccctctgctcacctgaggctacaccccctttcccaggtccccagtttctctgagacccagatgtcaggaaatgcagcatgtgctcatccaccctctgtgagccctgagacttgatgtgagggtcccgcctctggtcaacacaaggggcatccccagaatgccagggctctagatgagattccttaggaaggattaaggaaccccacagattcctgaccctactgtcagccctgggccaccctggtggtgggatgagcgcttggcagcctcttctgacttccgcatctgtatctcagaaacattaggcaattgttagaagcgtcagggcgtcagatgggcagtgagaaagatcttctttcttttgagagtcaaggtgaggacactgaggaaggacagaggggaccctggaccccagagcagagtgggctctgggaggacattgggtggatgaacgtatgctggatttcctgactgggtctcagagagactggggacctgggatagggggctgacttcctaatatccagatttcagcctggtgtcctagtatagagagatgacttagtgacatccgcatatcagaaagactgggctcctggtatgaggtttggggcgttagtaggggaaaggagagaatctgaagtcgtacctggagataagttgaggtctctgagggaaggctgaagggaccccaagtgaaaactctagggatcccaagataagagggatggaaccccacagatccctgccgctgccatcggccctgggagccctcggggtgagaagaacacactaggtctgtcctgagttcctgacatccagctctgtgaggctggggacttggtgtgaggagcagggactatggtggggagaggacagagactaggtcctcctggaaatcaaggtgaggaccctgagggaggactgagaatAGCCAGATCTCAGAACAGAGGGAACCCTGGTAGTCCCTGGGCAGGGTAACCTTGTGCCGCATTGCCTGATAAccctggcagagagactggggacctcttgaaagcaggggaaactccaaatggcggatgggacacttgcaggtcttgtgtggagtctagaccccatgcaaggcaggactaaggcagttagaccccaacagggagggatcttggcccttgcaagggggtcttggagggtgcagagtggggtgagcagtttcttgaactCTGGCTTAGGGACCTCGGGAGATGAGGTATTTCAGGAACAGCCGAAGGCTtccggttggcagaggctggactcctcaaccgcaatggaggactgagcagacccccgcccctgtggtcagtgctgggagggaaggcaggacatgaggaggagctgaggaccgaacacctccctggcctaggccccacaggagaccttgggcaggtgcggccgcatgtggggcccctcagcgctttctttccagtctcgggtcttgttctgcgtttccctccaggcccccagaggggagggaccaggttgtgccaggggaaatgtaagcactaaaggggagctctgaagggacctctcaccacacaactgagggaccctcacagtgtgcaccccttgtactgtcagagaatgctaagggctgtgccacgggataccactgacgtgcccctccatttctcacaggagctgtaggaagcagtaggcgaaggcagacatctgaggcccgtgtcctgaggtcagtgaacagaggaggtccaggcaattccaggagtcaaggtgatgagggtgccctgagtggacaccaagtgctgcccatcccagaacagaggggaccccacaagagcctaatccccttaccttgtcagtcccagaaatctcgggctgtgctgaccacaccctggggagccacctcacttccttcttcaggtagccaggggactggccactCCAGAGGCATGTCCCTGTGTGGTCTGAGAGCACTTTTCAAGAGGAGACCTGCAAGTGGCCTGTGGCCAACCAGGGTGCGGTTCTCAGGTGAGGCCATTCACAGCCCGTCTATCCACCATCCAGGCCCATGGTCCTCATCTGTCCCATTTGCCCCcatgcctcactcctgcctcactctgtagtttgatcccaggcatcacgctcatggtcaagatgactgagctgagcaagctcgaggaagaccttcaggacccaggtgaggccagggtcctgtggaagtgcagctctctggggctgagcgggggaggctgtatcaccctcagcctcctcccccacagtctcctgctccacccttgtggaggccttgccccatgaagctctgaatgagatagtggctaacttgatgaagttcttgctcctgtagtatctggccaaacatctgacatcccaggcggaaatgctgaagaaggtcctcaggaataaccaggagcatgtcctagtggtcttcagtcaagctgcagagtgcctacaggttgtcgttggcctggaggtaaagcagttggaccccagggagcacatctacatcatggtccctaccctgggcctcacctgcaatgtgatgctgagcagtgggcagaccctgcccatggctggcatcctggtgctgctcctcaacctgatcatgcagagtgaagacctgacccctgaggaagcagtcttgggagtactcagcaggacgggggtgtgtgttgggagtgagccctgtctctttggggagctcagggagctgctgacccaagtgtggctgcgggagggatacctggaataccagcaggtgcctgacagccaccctgctcgctatgagttcctgtggggcgccctggcctatgtggagaccagcaagtggcaagtcacggtgtctgtgctcagggtctaacagagggctttgagggcctccccactcctgtctgcagaggctgcgagggaggaggaatagggggcctgagccagagcagcagccagggtaatccttccctctgtgattgaagagggagtagtcaccttctcagaagtgagggcccgggccagttgggggaaccagtgcacagcatctgtgggctcctgttctctacaatgacatggagattcatctgttttccttagaaaatcttcaagctttgactgtttttgcaaaaggctaaataaagttcagtgtcttagcttggagaatgaggttgatcaatatgtgtttgtgcttacacagttcaagaacaagagttttgctgttttgtgagagattggaaactcttccattttgttttgtgaccctgaatgggacacagtggaaatggaattagatccgtttcggaaatgtgagcttgtggtggagtggtggagtcgctcagtcctgtccgactcttcgcgaccccatggactgtggccaacaaggctcctcagtccatgggattttccaggcaagagtacttgggtgggctgtcatttctttctccaggggatcatcatgacccagggatggaacacgggtctcccaatgtagacagacactttaccgtctgagccaccagggaagcactaatattgatgcggcaagaattatgcgataaaagtaattgcaatgaattcatccatctgtccttcttgtgtgtcattctcaaaaactaaattatctttatttgggtttgtctgggttatttaaggaagcagctggcaataaatctgaggcccctgttcactagctcatatattctgaagacctttacagagtatcttctccaggaaaggcggtgttaggagtggggacactagaagaagcaggacacccccgcacctagagcaaagttctaggagccgcagtcacacaaggaaggtggagagacctcccctagtcgcactgaacaaggcaacacgaggtagggcggtggagctccaggaggagcactcgagtttcagtgcctgagccaaggtggtttggggctttaggaccctgggttccttctgtgggaggtggtcgaggtgaggcaggctggtagcagccctcagacttgcagacagtgtttcttcgcggagatggcaaattctgaaatggatcatggctgtaaggtggccttttgcatctcggacaaagcccagacagatctctttctggggcaggaaggaaggggtcctgactcttgtcgcattgctgttgatcacaggggcaaaggaggtgttttctaccccacatctgctaggaatcctgcagAACTTTGGTCGCAATCCCTTGAAGTGGTGCCCAAGAAATGCATGGaactaccctttctttcctggtcccggagatccagaacccacggtcttaaatagctttctattatcttgattgtaattggccattgtaatcaaggacttgaccttagttggggctgcaagaaaggaaagtactgttttggatggaagaccagctagggcagaggcaaagagtggctcttgcttctatttcctggagcagcttgggtcctgttggaacactccttcatacccaaatttaacaggttttctatggaaatggggcttgcccaggagctcaaatgatgaagattccgcttacactgtgggagacatgggatcgattcatgggtcagggagatcacctgaagaagggcatggcaacccactccagtattcttgcctggagaattccatggacagaggggatcggaagactacagtccatggagtggcaaacagtccgacacgactgagctactaacattatggtccactatggtctaagtagcaaagtttcttagttttatttgtgaaacatcctatttggctgattaggtatcccacatcctattgaggtgcacattctcagacaagccctggaccacaaagtagccgaccccttcctacagtggagagtggaggacactcttggggcaacactgtgacagattcctgtcccgacatcacagaggccatgaccgccaggccctggcagctgcatcccatccctcaggcgaatagtgcagcccaacacgtgggctcctcaaaccggctggcttcacaggagaagaactgaggccacggggcttttccaagcatccactgactatctggcagctgccatatatgtgaccagaatcacatcacctgttcccctttttctctggcactcagcatggatagctgcccctttagccccctgcacccatccacacccccactgcagtgacctcaccacctccttaggcccggaagtcgctcctgccttttgctgccaggcacagccttaacctgggtctctgctgcctccacacttctgaacccacccgaacccagggatgctggcagatgttgcatctttactggctagtacttatttctcatgctcttcggatctcagactctgtccctctcccctctggaaactgtttggttttcaggacacctcagagaattggcagcttaattagaaatggaatagaaaaccactcagaattgctgttctgtgttttcctcctggagaatgtatatcaatttcagtgtctgtgtgtgtttcggggtggagagcagtgtctccagctgggcacagctcactcaaagatcccaggattctagtcacacagcaggtcctgtccacttttgcagcttctcttcactcatttcatccaaatgaaatctagagcatgcgcacaagtgaaaatcataaagtccagatgaccaaagaaactgttatttcaatgtacttgttaatcagcttcccaaggcagagacaggagggctagtacagggattactgggcatatatcaaagagcaagattcacatttctctaggattcctagcagatggtggacagaacacacctatttcatccctgtggtcaacagctatggggcaagagcctggaccccttcctgcctgccctagaaagagatc from Cervus elaphus chromosome X, mCerEla1.1, whole genome shotgun sequence encodes the following:
- the LOC122689852 gene encoding melanoma-associated antigen 8-like gives rise to the protein MSELSKPEEDLQDPGEAQGPIEVPLLEAEVGESASHLASYYPASSSAPMEALPQEILDRMIGKLMKFLLLKYRAKELTSQAEMLNKVLRDNQEHFPVVFREVSVCLQLVFGVDVKEVDPAEHIYILVPILGLTCDEMLSDGVGLPKAGFLVLVLSMIMRFGDPAPEEAVWGALRRMGVYVGSEQCVFGELRELLTQVWVREGYLRYQQVPDSHPVCYEFLWGPRAYVETSKWQVMAFMRRVNQRALRTFPFLSA